The Magnolia sinica isolate HGM2019 chromosome 10, MsV1, whole genome shotgun sequence genome includes a window with the following:
- the LOC131257681 gene encoding brassinosteroid LRR receptor kinase BRL1-like produces MSSYRFHEDFKASLQRRRDREEELIRAGIFPMLCLYFLLLGCFPMAAMSASPDTDALMKFFSSSVEKDPNDVLRNWNSISESPCNWTGVICSGDRVVGLDLSGAGLVGRLQMDHLMAVENLQNVSLHGNFFYGNLSHGSRASTPCSFVSVDLSSNNFTEAVSESFLLRCSSLLSLNVSRNSITGGIFPFSPSILVLDLSRNRISDDRLLNYSLSKCHNLNMLNFSDNKLTGQLGKIGASCGNLGVLDLSCNLISGRIEEDFLVGSVASLHHLDLSHNNLSGEFSRIGFGNCTNLTVLNLSYNGLSGVGFPASISNCQQLEMLDLSHNMLEDKIPLLLGDFRSLQKLVLAKNQFSGEIPLELGRLCGIIQELDLSENSISGGIPSSFASCSSLEILNLGHNQLSGDFIDSVISTLSSLKRLSIAFNNLTGSVPMSLRNCSQLEVLDLSSNGFNGTIAAGFCSKFDSLQKILLSGNFLSGAVPSELGNCKSLRTVDLSFNQLSGQVPSVIWELPQLTDLVLWANSLDGEIPDGLCSGGRSLQTLILNNNLISGSIPLSLTNCKDLIWVSLSNNLLTGGIPAGIGNLQKLAILQLGNNSLSGEIPPELGNCSNLIWLDLNSNKLLGAVPPWLAIQTGKIVPGVVSGKQFAFVRNEGGTACRGAGGLLEFEGIRKERLLDYPIVHSCPSTRVYTGTTVYSFSGNYSMIYLDLSYNSLSGTIPDDFGSMYYLQVLNLGHNKLMGMIPDSFGGLKQVGVLDLSHNSLEGFIPASLGTLSFLSDLDVSNNNLTGLIPSSGQLTTFPSSRYENNSGLCGVPLPLCSPASKVHSNSNSGGKRQSMAGSVVIGIAISLLFVITLTFALYRMKKFQKSEEQREQYIDSLPTSGSSSWKLSGVLEPLSINVATFEKPLRKLTFAHLLEATNGFSSESLIGSGGFGDVYKARLKDGCTVAIKKLVHVTGQGDREFTAEMETIGKIKHRNLVPLLGYCKIGDERLLVYEYMKWGSLEMVLHDRRVKGGNSKLDWATRKKIAIGSARGLAFLHHSCIPHIIHRDMKSSNVLLDENLEARVSDFGMARLMNALDTHLSVSTLAGTPGYVPPEYYQSFRCTTKGDVYSYGVILLELLSGKRPIDPTEFGDNNLVGWAKQLMREKRACEIFDSELTGEKSGEAELYQYLKIACDCLDDRPFRRPTMIQVMAMFKELQTDSESDILDGFSLKDSVIDESESREKDP; encoded by the exons ATGAGTTCATATAGATttcatgaagatttcaag GCGTCTCTTCAAAGGCgaagagatagagaagaagaacTGATCAGAGCTGGTATTTTTCCTATGTTGTGTTTGTATTTCCTTCTCTTGGGCTGTTTTCCGATGGCGGCGATGTCGGCCTCTCCCGACACCGACGCTTTGATGAAGTTCTTTTCTTCATCCGTCGAGAAAGATCCGAACGACGTTTTGCGGAATTGGAATTCCATTTCGGAGAGCCCGTGTAACTGGACCGGCGTCATCTGCTCCGGCGACCGTGTCGTTGGACTGGATTTGAGTGGCGCCGGCCTCGTCGGCCGCCTCCAGATGGATCATTTGATGGCTGTGGAGAATCTTCAGAACGTCAGCTTGCACGGCAATTTCTTCTACGGGAATCTCTCTCATGGAAGCAGAGCTTCCACCCCCTGCAGCTTCGTCTCCGTCGATCTGTCTTCCAATAACTTCACTGAGGCCGTCTCCGAATCGTTCCTGCTCCGATGCAGCAGCCTGCTGTCGCTTAATGTCTCTCGCAATTCCATCACTGGTGGGATCTTCCCATTCAGCCCGTCGATCTTGGTGCTTGATCTGTCCCGCAACAGGATTTCAGATGATAGGTTGTTGAATTACTCACTGTCAAAGTGCCACAATTTGAATATGCTCAATTTCTCCGATAACAAGCTGACGGGTCAGCTGGGGAAGATTGGAGCGTCTTGTGGGAATCTTGGGGTTCTTGACCTATCTTGTAATCTGATATCTGGGAGAATTGAAGAGGATTTTTTGGTGGGATCGGTGGCATCGTTGCACCATTTAGACCTCTCCCACAACAACTTGTCGGGTGAATTCTCTAGGATCGGATTCGGCAACTGCACTAATCTTACAGTGCTCAATCTCTCCTACAATGGACTCTCTGGTGTCGGGTTCCCGGCAAGCATTTCAAATTGCCAGCAGCTCGAGATGCTCGACCTCTCCCATAACATGCTCGAAGATAAGATTCCGTTATTGTTGGGGGATTTCCGAAGTCTGCAGAAGCTGGTCTTGGCGAAGAACCAATTTTCGGGGGAGATACCATTAGAATTGGGGCGGTTGTGCGGCATTATCCAGGAGCTCGACCTTTCTGAGAACAGCATCTCCGGTGGAATCCCGTCTTCATTTGCCTCATGTTCATCTTTGGAAATCCTCAATCTCGGCCACAATCAGCTATCGGGCGATTTCATCGACAGCGTGATCAGCACTCTCTCATCTTTGAAACGCCTCTCGATCGCTTTTAACAATCTCACGGGCTCGGTGCCTATGTCGCTGAGGAACTGCTCGCAATTGGAAGTGCTCGATCTCAGCTCGAATGGATTCAATGGAACTATTGCAGCTGGGTTCTGTTCGAAGTTTGATTCTCTGCAGAAGATCCTCCTGTCCGGAAATTTCCTATCTGGGGCCGTGCCTTCGGAGCTCGGCAACTGCAAGAGCCTAAGGACTGTCGATCTTAGCTTCAATCAACTTAGTGGGCAGGTTCCTTCGGTGATCTGGGAGCTTCCACAGCTCACCGATTTGGTTCTTTGGGCTAACAGCCTTGACGGTGAGATACCTGATGGCCTCTGCTCAGGTGGAAGAAGCTTACAGACATTGATTCTCAACAACAATCTTATCTCTGGTTCGATCCCACTGTCGCTCACCAATTGCAAGGATCTGATTTGGGTCTCCCTATCTAACAATCTCCTCACTGGAGGAATCCCAGCTGGGATCGGAAACCTCCAGAAACTCGCAATTCTTCAACTTGGGAACAATTCGCTGAGTGGGGAGATCCCTCCAGAGCTCGGCAATTGCAGCAACCTCATCTGGCTTGACCTGAACAGCAACAAACTGCTGGGGGCTGTCCCACCATGGCTTGCCATCCAGACAGGGAAGATTGTCCCTGGGGTTGTGTCTGGGAAGCAGTTTGCATTCGTGAGGAATGAGGGCGGGACAGCTTGTCGTGGAGCTGGGGGGCTGCTGGAATTCGAGGGGATCCGGAAGGAGCGGCTCTTGGACTATCCAATTGTCCATTCATGCCCATCGACGAGGGTATACACTGGAACGACTGTGTACTCATTTTCGGGCAATTATAGCATGATCTACCTTGATCTCTCCTACAATTCGCTGTCGGGGACTATCCCAGATGACTTTGGATCCATGTACTATCTACAAGTCTTGAACTTGGGGCACAACAAGCTTATGGGAATGATCCCGGATAGCTTTGGAGGCTTGAAGCAGGTTGGAGTCCTTGATCTCTCTCACAATAGCCTTGAAGGATTCATCCCAGCATCGTTGGGAACGCTTTCGTTTCTCAGTGATCTCGACGTCTCCAACAACAATCTCACCGGCCTGATCCCATCCTCCGGCCAGCTCACGACATTCCCCTCGTCAAGATACGAAAACAATTCCGGCCTCTGTGGAGTCCCATTGCCTCTTTGCAGTCCAGCCTCAAAAGtccattcaaattcaaattcgGGTGGGAAAAGGCAGTCTATGGCTGGGAGCGTCGTGATCGGCATTGCCATCTCTCTTCTCTTTGTAATCACTCTGACATTCGCATTGTATCGAATGAAGAAGTTCCAGAAGTCAGAGGAGCAACGGGAACAATACATCGACAGCCTACCGACTTCTGGAAGCAGCAGTTGGAAGCTGTCAGGTGTTCTTGAGCCTCTAAGCATCAATGTGGCCACATTCGAGAAGCCACTGAGGAAGCTCACATTCGCACACCTCCTCGAAGCCACAAATGGATTCAGCTCCGAAAGTCTGATAGGATCCGGCGGATTTGGAGACGTCTACAAGGCCCGGTTGAAGGACGGGTGCACAGTTGCGATCAAGAAGCTTGTCCATGTGACAGGCCAGGGTGATAGGGAATTCACAGCAGAGATGGAAACAATCGGCAAGATCAAGCACCGCAACCTCGTCCCTTTGTTGGGCTACTGCAAGATCGGCGACGAGAGGCTTCTTGTCTATGAGTACATGAAATGGGGCAGCTTGGAGATGGTCCTTCATGACAGGAGAGTCAAGGGAGGGAATTCAAAGCTCGACTGGGCAACCAGAAAGAAGATTGCAATTGGGTCGGCCAGAGGACTAGCATTTCTTCACCATAGTTGCATTCCGCACATAATTCACAGAGACATGAAATCAAGCAATGTCCTTCTTGATGAGAATCTAGAGGCCCGAGTCTCTGATTTTGGCATGGCCCGGTTGATGAATGCCCTCGACACCCATCTAAGTGTAAGCACCCTCGCTGGGACCCCTGGGTACGTCCCGCCGGAGTACTACCAAAGTTTCCGGTGCACGACGAAAGGAGATGTCTACAGTTATGGTGTCATACTGCTAGAGCTTCTTTCAGGCAAGAGGCCCATTGATCCAACAGAATTTGGTGACAACAACCTCGTTGGGTGGGCGAAGCAGCTCATGAGGGAGAAGAGAGCCTGTGAGATATTCGACTCTGAGCTGACAGGTGAGAAATCCGGTGAGGCTGAGCTCTATCAATACTTGAAGATTGCATGTGATTGTTTAGATGACCGACCGTTCAgacggcccaccatgattcaagTGATGGCAATGTTCAAAGAGCTGCAAACAGATTCGGAGAGTGATATTCTTGACGGGTTCTCTTTAAAAGACAGCGTCATCGATGAATCAGAATCACGGGAGAAAGATCCATAA
- the LOC131257682 gene encoding uncharacterized protein LOC131257682 isoform X2: MALKIHHRPLPSPHLAFSFLSSSPSPNLFIKSSNFKTLILRSKPSRTIRRSPISAALPPLDLTEENIRQVLLDARSEFAQIFDTSVGMTGEAELAEVDGPFVKLTLRGRFWHQRSMVLARLGNYLKNRIP; this comes from the exons atggcGTTAAAAATCCACCACCGTCCGTTGCCCTCTCCTCATCTCGCCTTCTCCTTCCTCtcctcatctccttctccaaaccTCTTCATCAAATCCAGCAAtttcaaaaccctaatcctaagaTCCAAACCCTCAAGAACCATTCGGAGATCTCCGATCTCGGCAGCACTTCCTCCTCTCGATCTGACGGAGGAGAACATCCGGCAGGTCCTACTCGATGCTCGGTCTGAG TTTGCACAGATATTTGATACTTCTGTTGGCATGACAG GAGAAGCTGAGCTCGCTGAAGTGGATGGGCCCTTTGTGAAGCTCACCCTCAGAGGTCGGTTTTGGCACCAGCGATCCATGGTTTTAGCGAGGCTTGGTAATTACCTGAAAAATAGAATCCCT TGA
- the LOC131257682 gene encoding uncharacterized protein LOC131257682 isoform X1, which translates to MALKIHHRPLPSPHLAFSFLSSSPSPNLFIKSSNFKTLILRSKPSRTIRRSPISAALPPLDLTEENIRQVLLDARSEFAQIFDTSVGMTGEAELAEVDGPFVKLTLRGRFWHQRSMVLARLGNYLKNRIPEILEVDIEDEKQLDDSPENF; encoded by the exons atggcGTTAAAAATCCACCACCGTCCGTTGCCCTCTCCTCATCTCGCCTTCTCCTTCCTCtcctcatctccttctccaaaccTCTTCATCAAATCCAGCAAtttcaaaaccctaatcctaagaTCCAAACCCTCAAGAACCATTCGGAGATCTCCGATCTCGGCAGCACTTCCTCCTCTCGATCTGACGGAGGAGAACATCCGGCAGGTCCTACTCGATGCTCGGTCTGAG TTTGCACAGATATTTGATACTTCTGTTGGCATGACAG GAGAAGCTGAGCTCGCTGAAGTGGATGGGCCCTTTGTGAAGCTCACCCTCAGAGGTCGGTTTTGGCACCAGCGATCCATGGTTTTAGCGAGGCTTGGTAATTACCTGAAAAATAGAATCCCT GAGATTTTGGAGGTGGATATAGAAGATGAAAAACAATTAGATGACAGCCCTGAGAACTTCTGA